One Aegilops tauschii subsp. strangulata cultivar AL8/78 chromosome 7, Aet v6.0, whole genome shotgun sequence genomic window carries:
- the LOC109759359 gene encoding uncharacterized protein has protein sequence MLRKMKKRKHEHDEVPHTSPALPSAQVQQPQLQPTVSNNRCFLHYLPDLRQAKEIAYNSCQLKPKVEVSDYFDSPSAKLIGKFFSEAGPEPGVLHSSSLREMVVFPQGPGAVMPTYEAVLQEQLRETENRAKELKQEWQTSGCTVIVDSWKSKCDKSFVSVLVQCSKGTQFLRSIDVSEITEDFDELESMLSCVVEDVGAHNIVQIVMNDVSPHMQMAREYVLNKYDSFFFVLCADHCINLLLEKIAALEHVSEVLMKAREITRFLYGHALPMKLKRYVQEEILSSSYLKFVAVFITLERLVSARVGLVQMFSSPEWVPSGWACRDLFERIQSIVKTDDTFWHAAAKVVKVTSPLVRVLYKLESDICPMGILYEAMHGAKEEICVNIGDESEFYLRIIDKIWDGYLHNPLHAAGPMLNPRIFYAAGFHPYTVISSGIAACIIQLGKAHYNPIKALAQLEVYEKKLGYFDTDPAKQQIMELPQVKWWSKHGACVPDLRTLARRVLSQTCFGATRYNIDWSLSEKLHAEWDKMTLPEQERFRQKEYVHYNSVLARASPLLHGSSVKQHDRVTLVLQDWIRPQKQAAGRH, from the exons ATGCTCAGAAAAATGAAGAAACGGAAGCATGAACATGATGAGGTTCCTCACACAAGCCCAGCCCTTCCATCTGCTCAAGTCCAGCAACCACAGCTACAACCAACTGTGTCCAATAACCGCTGCTTTCTTCATTATCTACCGGATTTGAGGCAGGCCAAGGAAATCGCATATAATTCTTGTCAACTGAAACCCAAGGTTGAGGTAAGTGATTACTTCGATTCTCCGTCAGCAAAATTAATAGGCAAGTTCTTCTCTGAAGCTGGACCTGAGCCTGGTGTTCTCCATTCATCATCTTTGAGGGAGATGGTTGTGTTTCCCCAAGGGCCTGGGGCTGTAATGCCTACGTACGAAGCTGTTCTGCAGGAGCAACTAAGAGAAACTGAGAACCGCGCAAAGGAACTCAAGCAAGAGTGGCAAACAAGTGGCTGCACTGTAATTGTGGATAGTTGGAAGAGCAAGTGTGACAAAAGCTTCGTAAGTGTCCTGGTGCAGTGCAGCAAAGGTACGCAGTTCCTCAGATCCATTGATGTCTCTGAAATCACTGAGGACTTCGATGAGCTAGAATCAATGCTTTCTTGCGTGGTTGAAGATGTTGGTGCCCATAACATTGTTCAGATTGTCATGAATGACGTGTCACCCCATATGCAGATGGCACGGGAGTATGTGCTAAATAAATATGACAGTTTTTTCTTCGTGCTATGTGCTGACCATTGCATCAACCTTCTGCTTGAGAAAATAGCAGCGCTCGAGCATGTCAGTGAAGTCCTAATGAAGGCAAGGGAAATTACAAGGTTTTTATATGGCCATGCACTGCCAATGAAATTGAAACGATATGTTCAGGAGGAGATTTTGAGCAGTTCTTATCTGAAATTTGTGGCAGTGTTCATCACATTAGAGAGGTTAGTTTCTGCAAGAGTAGGTCTGGTGCAGATGTTCAGCTCGCCTGAATGGGTTCCCTCGGGTTGGGCTTGTCGTGATCTGTTCGAGCGTATCCAGAGCATAGTAAAGACAGACGATACATTTTGGCATGCTGCTGCCAAAGTCGTGAAGGTTACAAGCCCACTTGTCAGAGTGTTGTATAAACTGGAATCTGATATCTGTCCGATGGGTATCTTGTATGAAGCCATGCATGGTGCAAAAGAAGAGATATGTGTCAATATTGGAGATGAAAGTGAGTTTTATTTGCGTATAATTGACAAGATATGGGATGGTTACTTGCATAACCCTCTCCATGCTGCTGGTCCGATGCTAAACCCAAGGATCTTTTACGCAGCTGGATTCCACCCTTATACTGTGATCAGCAGTGGCATCGCGGCCTGTATAATCCAACTGGGCAAGGCTCATTACAATCCCATAAAAGCGTTAGCACAATTGGAAGTGTATGAAAAGAAATTGGGCTATTTCGATACAGATCCAGCAAAGCAGCAAATAATGGAATTACCACAAG TTAAATGGTGGTCGAAGCACGGGGCTTGCGTGCCCGACCTGCGGACCCTTGCGAGGCGTGTCCTGAGCCAGACGTGCTTCGGCGCCACCAGGTACAACATCGACTGGAGCCTGTCGGAGAAGCTGCACGCCGAGTGGGACAAGATGACGCTGCCCGAACAGGAGAGGTTCCGGCAGAAGGAGTACGTCCACTACAACAGCGTCCTCGCCCGCGCCTCCCCACTCCTGCACGGCTCCTCCGTGAAGCAGCACGACAGGGTCACCTTGGTGCTGCAGGACTGGATCAGACCGCAGAAACAGGCCGCCGGTCGCCACTGA
- the LOC109759360 gene encoding uncharacterized protein has translation MSYYGQQQPPVGAPPPQGYPGKKEYPPAGYPPAGYPPPGQGQGYPPQGYPPQQGGYPPQQGYPPQQGGYPPQQGYPQQGYPPQYAQQPPRQQQSSGPSFMEGCLAALCCCCLLDACF, from the exons ATGAGCTACTACGGCCAGCAGCAGCCGCCCGTCGGCGCGCCTCCACCGCAAG GGTATCCAGGAAAAAAGGAGTACCCGCCGGCAGGCTACCCTCCGGCCGGGTACCCACCGCCGGGGCAGGGACAGGGCTACCCTCCCCAGGGATACCCGccgcagcaggggggttatccgCCGCAGCAGGGGTATCCGCCACAGCAGGGAGGGTACCCGCCGCAGCAAGGGTACCCGCAGCAGGGGTACCCGCCTCAGTACGCGCAGCAGCCGCCGCGGCAGCAGCAGAGCAGTGGCCCGTCCTTCATGGAGGGATG CCTGGCCGCCCTTTGTTGCTGCTGTCTGTTGGATGCTTGCTTCTAA